AAAAACTCCACACGAGGGGctactccttttctttttaaaaaaacaacacaagaAAATAAGAGCAAAGTTTTCTTACTCATCCTTCTTCCTCTTATAATAAGGCCAATATCTACTATCAGCATAACTTTTTTGAACAACATCAGCTCTCATAACTTGACACCAAATACAATGGAACACCAATCACTTTGTTATACTGTGTGCCCATGGACTTAAATGACATCACCACTCtgtcccttcttttcctcatctgaaacacAGAGGATAACAACCCCTACAAGACCTAACTAATAAGCTtgggaggaaagtactttgtaaaccgtAAAGCACTAGAGAAATGGGAGCTGTTATCATTACGAATGTCTTCTGGTCCACTCAATAATTCAAATCAGACTTTCAAGTTCACAATCAGAATTCAAAGACCTTAGacaacatctagtccaaccatgtTTGGAAAACTGAGCCTCAGGGAAGGTAATTAAGAGATACAGTGTATTAACAAGATACCATATTGTCTGTATTTAACTTCTGTATGTTTGAATTTTTAATCATATGGAAACATTTCCTGCAATTAAGTTTTTTTCCATAAaggtttttaaaactattttttaccTCTAACTCCTTTTAACCCTCCCACAGTATCAAGAAAAACTCTAACTACTATACTGATGTAAGttgattcatttttattaaacTCCATAGTGTCAGATAACTGCATAATTATGAACATTTAGGACATTTCATGTTAACTTTACTTGAGGAAAAACCCAACTTGGAGTAggggcaaaagaaagaaaggaaggattttaAGATGTCACGTCTTATGTCATAAGAAGTCAATCCATAATGTGGATTAGAAACAGAAAATTCCCACTCCTCAGTTTCAACAATTGCCACCTGTTTATGCAAAAATGGCacagattaaaattaaatgtgAGGAAGAAATATCTTTAAAGAGTgactataaaatataaacatatatacaaattatGTGTGCCTGTAGATATTAAAGACCTATATTTGGAAACCTGTTTTTTAGAGTATAAATATCAAGATACCTCTTATTTGAATTTACCAGAATAAATCTGAAAAGGACCCATTAGAAGATATTTGAGAGTAGCCAATCTTTATGAACTTGATCTTGAAAGGCAAATACAAattccatctcttccatgaagctgCCCCTGGCTGCTCCATTCCTCCTAGATACCCCTActtctctgaaattctttcaAACTGCACAACATAATTCGGAATTCCTTTGAATTGGTCATTACCTTCCTTTGCAATTCACTATTGTTTCACTGTtaataaaatctcatcttcctaATTAAGCAAAAGTTTATTGAGCACTCACTAAAGTAactatttatgtaatgctttaaggtctgcagagTGCTTCACATCCCTATTTCCCTGGAGCCTCAAAGCCCTTCTGGAGAAGACCTCCTTAAGGAGGAAACCCTTAGTGGAGGCTCAAcaacttgcctgtggtcacacagctcctaattGTCAGAGGCAGGTTAGAATCCAGGCTTCCCTGAATCTAGGGCCAACCAGCATGCcacacttctctctcctctgtgtgCCAGGCCCATGGTTCAGGGCCTACCCTCAGAGAGCTGAGAAGAACTGAAGTTCCCGGAGGCTAACTTCCTATTCTATGCTGCACAGCACAGAGGACTGGGCTGAGCAAACAGCTGATGCTCAATAAAATTCCCTTTAATCATTGCTTCCCAGTGAGGAATTGTTTAACTCAAATTGGAGCTAATCATTCAAATGGCTTTGAATGATCCTACATGGTTCTCAGAACCTGAACAAGGGCTACCTGGTCATCTGCAGTTGCATAATCAAGGAAGTCGGCAGTGTTATGGACCAggcctagggatacaaaggcaaaacgaAGATGTGGAGATTACATTCTCCTGGGTGATATCTgttcacagatgagcaaataaATGGCATATACAAAATACACAGTGATGGTGAACTAACACTTGGGAAAAtcaggaggagcttcctgaaggTAGTAGCACTTGAGCAAAGCCTTGAAAGAAACGTTGTTTCAAGatggggaggtgaggagagagacaaCCTGTGCAAATGTaggagaggcaggagatggaatgtcatatacAAGCAGTGGCCACTGGGTCAGTTTGGCTATAGTCAAATGGTGATGGGCCTAATTGCCAAAGAGAAAAGTCTTTAGTTTATCTTACATGCAATGAAGAGCTGCTGAAACCTCTTGAAAGAAATAGCtatgtggagaatagattggagaagggagggcCTAGACATAGGGAAACCAAGTAGGAGCAAGGCAGCTAGGAGATGCTAAGGAGAGAGTGCCAGGACtgggagtcagtaagacctgagttcaaatccagccccagatacttattagctgtatgaccctgggtaagtcacttaacctctgtctaccttggtttctatctgtaaaatgggaataatgatgacagctacttcctagggttgttatgacaataaaatgagataataattgtgaagcgtTAGCACagcaccaggcacatagtaagtactacatgttaactattattgtattattattatttggcatGGCACCAATCTGGGTGAGGATAAGGGAATGGATAAGGCTGACTGCggtttaaatgttagctatgattatttacatggagatgggagaatgGACTCGAGATGTCTGGGAAATTGAATTCACAAGATTTGCTAAATGACTGGGCAGGGAGGCAGGAGCGAGTGTGAAAAAGCAAGGATTGCAAAACTGGGTAACTGGAACAATGTGGACACccttaacaaaaaaaataaagtttagaaGAGGGTTGGTTTTAAGGGAAACAATAATAAATTGTTgggatttttttagatatcctatAAAGACGTCCAACAGGCAGCTGGGGATAAGTGACTAGAATCAAGAATAGATGAGGATTGGATGTATAGATCTAGAAGTCATTTTTGACATGGCACAGTGGCTATAAAGAAGGccttgaagacagaaagaagagaatacaaattctgcttctgatacatGTTagcccgggcaaatcacttaacctcttaggacTCTGGGCAACTCTACAAGACTTCTCAGTTGtaaagaaggtgccaatctgtatTTGGTAGAGGGTGCTTCCTCTCTCAgaagttccctctaccaatgaaaactCAGGTACAATCCTCCCTATCCCTCTCCTACATGGACATGATAATTGAATGAAATCACTGAGAGAATACGGGCCAAACACAAAATAAGTTGGTTTTGCACAGGATTCATAACATACACTTCATTGAAATTTCCCTCAGAAAATCTTGTAacaaaagcatttttcaaaaaaacttttgcaaagacaTTTTAAGGTCATTTGGAACTTTACCCATTCTGATATAGACAGGTATTAAACTATTCTGTTTGGAACTATGTGAGGTGAACAGTTGGGCCTTATTTATTGTTGAAgcccttaaaaattggaattagaGAAAATAAGTACATATACTTTTCCATCTATGGCCAATCAGCTATGCATAAAGTAATATCATGATGCGGTGAAAAGACCATTGGGCTTGAATCCCGAAGATCTGAGTATGTGTTCCTCTGGAGAAACATTAACTGTCATGGTGACCCTACCTAAGTCAGTTCATCTATCCAAGTCCAAGCTCACTTTTAGAGAGCAGGAGACATAAAGAACTTGTGTTACAAAAGTCACAGGTCAGAACACAGAAAAGTGTTATAGAACTGTAAAAATTATTGCTCTTCTTTGCTCATTGAACTAGAATTTCTCAGCACAGAAACCACATTCCTGGGAATAAGGAGGCCGGCTTGAAACAGGCACTAATACTTCTAAATTTCTCAAGAATTATGTTTCACGAATCACAGGATAAGAAGATGTAGGGGGCTGGAGATGAGATCACCAATCCACAGAAGTTTTGAAGAAGGCtactatataataaattatagCTCTATTGAACCAGTAAAACCAGTTAATCCAGGCTACCCTCGGGATAAAAAGGGCAACAAAAATCTTTTAATGATTTTGATACTGTGATCAGGTTACTACGagctaaataaaatactagttgACACCAGCACACTGACTCCACATATCAgcctgatggggtgcttgtgcttggaccctagttctaacatcacatttccccttagcctctgcctgggtgcctgtgcctgtggcagaatttCAATTTtagaacacatctagttctcaaacatattctttcccaggtagcctctctagctaaagggcagtgtgaCCCAatattatctctgcttcttccttagtaagcagctatgcccaattatagtttGATTCCCAGGTATTGATAACTGACCATATACTGAGTCTAACATATATCCTAGGCATAGTTGAAatatatactcccttacattaatcttgactaacaaggcACTTGATATAACCTAGCCAGTATCTGCAGCTAGCCCTGAACTCctggtgacttagtgatgtttcacaggcaaaaccacacccctGGGTAGCCcccctttgggctatttcccagtgaactctgggttaAGATACCCcgcaggagatacaaagaactGACCAACCCTTAATCATGCCCTGACcgctccctaatcccaccccaacacacctgattgacaggtttcatccctaaatcttgtacttaaactttccctgtagccctgtatggttgcaggttcactaagaactcttgcctgctttatttacttaaagcgtaataaatctttgcctccttgacttaaagaatgcttgggtccatgaattcattccaggcggccttgccctgggaattttggtttgggatttctccATCCCTGGGTTCACTTCTCCCTCTATAAGCCTACAGATACCTTCTGGGGCAGAGCTACAAGTTATCACTAATATTGTAAATGCACGTCCATAGTTATTCTTGGAGTACACTCATATTTTCTAGGCCATTCCCTGCTTGTTGCTCTTTCCTACCCtggcccctccacccccaaatcaAGAGAAGAGCCTGTATTAATTTGTTTTACTGGTTTTGTAGAGTGAAGACGGAATTTATTAAATCATACTGTTCTTTTATACAGTGATCTATTTGCTCACTTTGGGTACAAATCACCTCCTATCCACACCTTCTCATCTTGTTTCATGATTTTTGCCCACGggtaatatgtatatacaagatgaAAAAAGCTTACTTCAGTATCTATTGGCAACACTGTATTCAtgggagccaaaaaaaaaataaaaaaaaaagcaggggagaggggtggggggagattctGGGACTACAtgcctagttttctttttttacaatagACTCTGTGGGCCCTGGTGAGATTGGATGCAGTCCATAATGTCCTGTAAGGTGTTAAGGAAAGTGAATACCACATCACATGAAGCTCAACTAGAGGAATTTCTTCCGGGAAAGAATTTAAGGGGGAAGAAGCGGGggtaggagtgggggtgggggggagctacACAAATACGTTCAAGCTGTGCCACAAGTAGCTGAAATGTTATCACATGGTCAAAAGAACAAACTTATCTTGATTGAGAAGAATTAGGAGAGATGTTACAGACACAGATTTTGGTTAAATCTAATGAAAAACTTCCTGATGAGAGCTACCTAAATGCTGCCTCCAAACTAGTTAGTTCTTTAGGAGTGATGGACTTCAAAGAGAGAATTCCTATTCAGGGAGTGGTTGGactagaatcaggggtggggaacctgaggcctggaggccacttgtggcccactaggtcctcaagtgtggccctttgactgaatccaaacttgtaAAACtgggatttagtcaaagggccacacttgaggatctatagggacacatgtggcctcgaggccacaggttccccatccctcgACTAGATGAACCTTGAAGCTCCCTTCCAAGTCCAAGACTTGATGATTCTGGATGACTGTCCAAGCAATTTCCATAAATGCCTTATGCAGAGTAATTTAAGTGCCTGTGGCAAACAATGTAAAACGAGCCTTCTGATGAACTTCGTAATTCATAATATAATATTAACACAATCGGGACTAATCAGGAGGGAGAATTAGCTACTATAGTGACTTGCAGATGGTATATCCCATAGCTTCATATTTTATTCCTGGTAATGAAGGGCAGCATGTTgtggtggatagaaagctggctttgaagaagaaagatctgggttcacttTCTGCCTCTAGCACATACtggctatgaccctgggcaagtcacttaatactctGTGCtataggcaattctctaagattttaaattaCCGAAAAGGGGTCAACCTACATTGATGGACTTTTCTCACtggaaaatcacagatccagacctaATCactctattctattttttttgtaagaaaaatatatattttccaagtacatgtaaaaatttttaatattcatgttttaaaattttgagttccaaattctctccttccccctcactgagaaggtaagcaatttgatacagattatacatgctAATCACACTACTCTTGCTAACTATGTGACAAAGTAAGTTGTTTCTAGCCCCTGAAGAGTGCACATTAAAACTGTAtgccctctaaatttcagtgctCTGGAAGAAAGTCCTTTTTCTAGTTACAGCTCTGGCTttatgatacagtggaaagaaagacaaacagactAGGGATCACAAAACTTAAGGCTTTTCCCTGCCACATTTACTAACTACATGAAAGAAGCAAGCTCTTTGTCCtgtgagacttagtttcctctgTATAATGAAACAGCTGGCCcaagtgacctctaaggttcctttcatctTTCAATTCTGTAACTTCTAATGGGAGAACTTAACTTAGTATTCATTACTctaacagaaaagaaaggaacagaagaagaaatcacgACATACTGAGTATCTATAACTTGTATGCTGTGATTATCAATTTAGATCTGACTCCAAAGAGtgatttctgtttcctgtttGCCAGTGGGCTGTACCTTTTATTCAAGACCTCTactgtgggaggaaggaaggaaagttctttccctccctacccaaaATGTGCTGTTCCCAGAAGTTCTTTCAACACGTTTCCTTAGTTTTAATCTTAAGCtccaaattttattatttctcttttaattattttattttttttaaataaaaaaatcttcgcttgattgtaaaatgaaggtattactGTCTATAAATAATTACACTGTGTCATAATTATTTTTGACAGAATTAATTTTGTGAACGACTTTGTGAATGTTTCTTCTTTAGCTAAGACTAGAACTTTAAACCAATGAATTTGCCAATCCCACAACATACTTAATTCTTTCCTAACTGGACACCTTTCTTCTCCATCCCTAAAGAAAACATTAAGTAACAGATTATGTAAATAGCTCTTCTGAGAGAGGCCATAGATACAATACAGCTTAAATTTTAAAGGAAGGTAAAGACCTTTTTCCTCTCTGGAAAGAGCAATGAACTTGCTGAATTAAGGTCTCAGTTCTACCACTTACTAAGTGTGGACCTTGGCCCAGTCTtgacctctcagtttcctcatctgtggagaGAGTAATATTTGCATGACCCAACTCACACGGTTTTGGGGAGGAAAAGTGCTCTGTTAACAATAAAATGCTATGAAAATGTGAGCAATTATCTTAACTATAACTTGGAAGCTACAAAGAGTGAGTCTTTAAATGGACTTGCTATCACCAGTAGTTTCACTTTCTACTTCAGCAAGGCTAACatatatagaatattttaaatgaattttaaagaattagtccaggggcagctaggtggcacagtgagtagagcactggccctggagtcaggaggacctgagttcaaatgtgacctcagacacttgacacacttactagctgtgtgaccttgggtaagtcacttaaccccaattgccttgccccctgcaaaaaaaaaaaaattagtccaaATAAAAATAGGCTAGAGATACCCTTGTCTCCACATGAAATCTAGTAGTCTTAATATTTTGAAacaattcccatttaattttttgttaaaatATGCTCAATTTCAAAAGTATTatgtcactcaaccctgtttctTAAATCCCTCTGCCTCAGAGATGGTCTGCTGCATTTGGAATTGGTGGAGCTGTATCATGAACAAACGtaccagtttgttttttttttcaagtaagtCACTTCCATTTGtggtacattttaaaatttgtaaattgTTTTTAGGTGACTTGtaaatgaactttaaaatatCCCAAGATGTGTCTGGGGATTCTAAGGTAACTATACTTCTATGAGAAACAAGTATTAGAAAAGACTAGTGAAGATGACAGAATTTTTAAGAGTTCTGTATAAAATTTATATTAGATATTTTTGGAACTTTTATCAATTTTTAGTGAGTATAGTGATAAGGGATGAGaacattataaatataaaacttCAAATGGAAGTGACTGCTTTGTAATAAGTAAATTCTGCTACTTCCTCCAGTGATCGGGCCCAATCATCACCTATTTAAAAGCCTcagacctctaaagtccctcacaacctggccccatcctacttttccagtaATCTTACATTTTACTCTCCTCCACGTCCTTCACTGTCCAAGTACCCTGGCCTTACTGAACTTTTGCATTGGCTGTTCCCaatacctggaatattctccctcctcatctctgcaacCTGGttccactggcttccttcaacccTCAGCCCAAAACCCACCTTCTGAAGGCTTTTTCCAATCCACACCTTCCCCTCCTAGTATGTTTCCCCCTGACCAAAAATGTGAGGAGTGTTGCCTGCAGGTGGTTCACCCTCTATATACATGGCACCTATCTTGTATGTATGTAATTATTTGCAATGTCAATCCCATTGCACTTTGAGCTCCCTCAGAGCAGGGTTCATGTTTTTGTCTGTCCCAGTACttaggcctggcacatagtaagcacttaataaatgcttggtgatggaCTAAGATAGTCCATTTTCAGATAGCTCTGATCCACTGAACCTAGCCAAGTCCTCTGGAGCCAAATAGAACATATCTAAACCTCCCTTCCACATGATAgtgctttaaatgtttgaaaacaGAAGTGATTCTACCAAGCCTTCTTTCCTTCAGGCACTGCCCTCTGAAGTATCTTACAGGACCCATTCATTCCTCAAGGCACTGCCCTCTAGTATCTTACAGGGCTTCATCCCTCAGTTCCAACATCAGGttgttgttatttaaaaaaaaaacaaaaaccctagaTCTTTTTTGTGTGCAAACCCGGGAAAAAGGCACTTGGAGCTGGAATGGAGGAACTGAGTACTATTACAGCTCTGTCCTTTCAATAGGATACAAAGTAAAAATTGATCTGGAATCCGCAGCCATTGCCCTATAATGGAAAAAGGGTTTGGAACCAGAAGACctgcctggattcaaatcccagcccaaCTCCTTACTATCTATTTAACCTCGGTCAAgtcatctccctcccccacctccattcagtttcctcttctgtgaaactAAGGTGTCGTCCTAGATAATCTCAAGTGCTTGTTACAAGTTCCAAACCCTACGATCCTATGGCCTGGATCAAAGTTTAAGCTCTGCCACTctagcaagtcccttaacttttccttccataaaatgaggagctcTTCCCCCTCAGCCCCCCGGGGAAGCtaagtggcacggtggatagagtgccaggctaagagtcaagaagactcattttcccgagttcaaatccggcctcggatacttactagctgtgtgaccctgggcaagccacttaaccctgtttgcctcagtttcctcatttgtaaaatgagatggagaaggaaatggcaaaccattccagtatttgtgccaagaaaaccccaaatggggtcatgaagagtcggacacgactgaacaacatccCTCCTTCACAGAGCTGTCCTTAGTAAACTTCACAAGTACTACAGAAATGCAAAGTATTACtaaaaaccaccaccacaactGAGAAATGGCTGGAAGAGTGGTGCTGGTGTATGGTTAAAAGGGAGTGGGAGTGGATGCCTAGTGAGCGCTCTCGAAACAAACCTGAAAAGACCAAAAACGTGATGAGGGCTGCCTGCATGTGGATTCGAAACTTGAGCCTGACCTCCTGGAAATGCATCACGGTGCTGTGGAAGATGAAGGAGCAGAGCATCTCCACGAGGAACGCCTCCGGCAGAGGGATGCGTATGGGGTCGGCACACTTCAGAGCCCTCTCGACAAAGTGCCGCTTGGAAACGCCCAGGCTCCAGACCCAGACCATGAAAGTCCGGCTGAATGCCGAGCTGAGAATCTGCGCGAAGATCTTGAGGAAGCCCAACCACAGGGGCATCTGCTCCAGCGACAGCTGCTCCAGGACCCCGCATGGGTTGCTGACGGCGCCCACCAGCGTCAGGCCATGGACCAAGGAGAGGAAGTAGATGACGGTCAGGGTCCAGCTGGGGTTGGCCGGCCCCAAATCGCTCAGCACCTGGAGCTCGTGAGAACAGCAGCACTGCTGGAAGGTGCCCAGCAGCTCGGCCGTGAAGACGCGGATGAACGTGGAGCGGGTGTGCCTGCGGATCAGGACTCGCGCCACCCCGGCGATCAGAACCACGCAGAGCATCACCCCCAGGGAGATGCAGGTGTCCTGCCCCTCCGCCCACATCTTCAGCAAGGTCCGCAGAAGTCCTTCCACCGAAAGCTGAGTCTGCTCTGGAACCTCCTGAACCTGGACCGGCCCCGGGTCCAGAGTCCTGGGTTCcgcctcctgctcctgctccagcTCGAAGGCTTAGAGGGGGAAACGGACGAAAGGGGTGGGCTCCGGGTGggctcctccccttctctcctcctcgtCGTCCTCCCCTCCCCGGCTCCCGGCTCCCGGCTCGTCTATGGGGGCAGAGCCAGGGAGGGGAGGTAGCGTACTAGGACGGCGACTCCGAGGAGGGAGGCTCCCAACGGTCAGTCTCACCCAGCCGGGGGAGAAACGCAGACACCCACACCCACCTCGCCGGCCTCGGACCGAACGACTGGGGTTGGGAACCCCGGGAGCGGAGTAGGAGCGCGCGCCGGGGCGCACCATCGCGCGTGCGCGACCGACTCGCCggcttctcctcttcccccctcccccctccggCTCCGATCCTCGCGCCCCTTTGACCTTTGGGAGTCGAGGTGGAAGTTTCCCTGAGGTAGTAAAGGGAGGGCGCGTGCACGCCACCGCCGGGGCGGGAGGAGGGGCCCGCCGCGTAGGCGTACGCTAGCGAGAGCGGGCACGCGCCCCCGCCGTTGGTGGGAGAGAGCGTCCGGGACCGCAGTGGGTTGGGTTGCGGCAGTCGCTCGGAGCGGCGGTGTGACAGTTGGCCGGGAGTAGAGAAAACGTGGCCCAACCGACTTTCTTTCAGCGTTCCCCCCTCCGTGGCCGAGGGGACAAAATCCCACACCTGTCCCCACCCCAGCCTCGCGTGGTCGCACGAGTTCTGTGATGACCAAGGCCCAGCTTCCTCGCGATGCAATGGCCGTGACCCCCGCCAAAAAGACCGtcgttggggaggggggggggctgTTATTCACGGCAGCTCGTTCAGAGGGAACGTGCGAGAAAGCAAGGGACGTGATCCCCTTCCTCCTGTACGTGGCCGGCACAGTATTGGCTACTTTTCATCTCGGAAGGGGCCTCGGGCCATTGAACCCAAGCTGTGCGGCTGAACATAATAGTTACTGCGGGACCGGTGGCCACGTGGGCTCTGCTCGAGGGCAGGCCCCTCCCTGCCCGAGGGAACTCTAATTGTCAGCGTCCGACCCCTGGTGACCCCGTTTGGGGCGTCCTGGGCACGGATACTGGGCTGGCGTTCCCTTTCCGtgtccagctaattttacagatgacatcCTTGACACGAAGCCTAAATGTGTCTCTGCAACTGCTCCGAGAACGGAACTAGGAGCATGGGGGGCGGGGAGCGGGGAGCGGAGTGGGGAGAAGCTTTAGAGACACCAGAGTGAGAAAAATAATCCTAATAATtagggctgggggcaggggggagggcatTCACTACCTCCAGAGGTAGT
This Trichosurus vulpecula isolate mTriVul1 chromosome 2, mTriVul1.pri, whole genome shotgun sequence DNA region includes the following protein-coding sequences:
- the AQP11 gene encoding aquaporin-11, coding for MWAEGQDTCISLGVMLCVVLIAGVARVLIRRHTRSTFIRVFTAELLGTFQQCCCSHELQVLSDLGPANPSWTLTVIYFLSLVHGLTLVGAVSNPCGVLEQLSLEQMPLWLGFLKIFAQILSSAFSRTFMVWVWSLGVSKRHFVERALKCADPIRIPLPEAFLVEMLCSFIFHSTVMHFQEVRLKFRIHMQAALITFLVFSGGNLTGAVFNPALALSLHYQCFHELFFNYLIVYCLAPSLGIMLMVLMFIHFLPWLHNMNRINKNE